From Candidatus Neomarinimicrobiota bacterium, the proteins below share one genomic window:
- the msrA gene encoding peptide-methionine (S)-S-oxide reductase MsrA produces the protein MKEKATFGGGCFWGVEESFRTIPGVLDTQVGFMGGKTENPSYKEVCTDKTGHAEVVHLIFDPDKISYQALLETFFKIHNPTQLNRQGPDVGTQYRSVIFYHTEEQKSQAESMIKSLENSGKYIKKIVTVIEPASSFYPAEEYHQKYLFKRGLGSCGI, from the coding sequence ATGAAAGAGAAAGCAACATTTGGTGGCGGATGTTTTTGGGGAGTGGAAGAATCCTTTAGAACAATCCCAGGTGTTTTGGACACACAAGTTGGCTTTATGGGGGGTAAAACCGAGAACCCAAGCTATAAGGAAGTCTGCACAGATAAAACCGGTCATGCCGAGGTTGTTCATTTGATCTTTGATCCTGATAAAATTTCTTATCAGGCTCTTTTGGAGACCTTTTTCAAGATTCACAATCCTACACAGTTGAACCGGCAGGGGCCTGATGTAGGGACCCAATACCGCTCGGTTATTTTTTATCATACGGAGGAACAGAAATCCCAGGCTGAATCAATGATTAAATCTCTTGAAAATAGTGGTAAATACATCAAAAAAATTGTTACAGTGATCGAGCCGGCATCTTCTTTTTATCCGGCTGAAGAGTATCATCAGAAATATCTTTTCAAACGGGGATTGGGGAGCTGTGGAATATAG
- a CDS encoding diphosphate--fructose-6-phosphate 1-phosphotransferase, with the protein MEKISLLQQERAKYRPKLPAIFTGEGSVLAVERGKTESVDDQETVRTLFSKTYGLPLISFEPSEKISLEPVNVGVILSGGQAPGGHNVISGLFDGLKALNPENRLYGFLGGPGGLVENKYRELTADMINTYRNTGGFDIIGSGRTKLEKEEQFDKGLENLKALGIKALVIIGGDDSNTNAGILAEYYQKIDAGVQVIGCPKTIDGDLKNEMIEVSFGFDTATKVYSELIGNIARDALSAKKYWHFIKLMGRSASHIALECGLKTQPNITLISEEVEAKGMTLGDIVDEIAGTIAKRAEKGKHFGIVLIPEGLIEFIPEMKALIGELNDVIAHRSSELDSKDNPDEKRSLVSSMLSEKAGALYVSLPEDIADQLIMDRDPHGNVQVSRIETEKLLIEMVGEKLKALKEKGMYTGKFSAQNHFFGYEGRCAAPSNFDADYAYALGYTASALIGTGKTGYMSSVRNLTAPASKWIAGGVPLTMMMNIERRHGEDKPVIRKALVDLKGKPFEMLKKHRDQWAVETCYVYPGPIQYFGPEDVTDQRSETLTLEHE; encoded by the coding sequence ATGGAAAAAATTTCATTATTACAACAGGAGAGAGCGAAGTACAGGCCCAAACTACCGGCGATTTTTACCGGTGAAGGGAGTGTCCTGGCAGTTGAAAGGGGAAAAACCGAGTCTGTTGATGATCAGGAAACTGTCCGCACGTTGTTCTCCAAGACTTATGGTTTGCCTTTGATTTCATTCGAACCGTCAGAAAAAATTTCCCTTGAACCTGTGAATGTTGGCGTCATCCTGTCCGGCGGACAGGCTCCCGGAGGGCATAATGTGATATCAGGTTTATTTGACGGACTAAAGGCACTGAATCCCGAAAACCGTTTATACGGCTTCCTGGGCGGGCCTGGAGGACTTGTAGAAAATAAATACCGGGAACTTACGGCTGATATGATCAATACTTACCGGAATACCGGTGGATTTGATATCATCGGATCTGGGCGGACAAAGCTGGAAAAAGAGGAACAATTTGACAAAGGGCTGGAAAATCTGAAAGCCCTGGGGATTAAAGCCCTGGTTATTATCGGAGGAGATGACTCCAATACCAATGCCGGGATACTGGCTGAATATTACCAAAAAATTGATGCCGGAGTGCAGGTCATCGGATGCCCGAAAACCATTGACGGCGACCTGAAAAATGAGATGATTGAAGTATCCTTCGGTTTTGATACCGCCACAAAAGTCTACAGTGAACTCATTGGAAATATTGCACGGGATGCACTTTCTGCGAAGAAGTACTGGCATTTTATCAAGCTCATGGGACGTTCGGCTTCCCACATTGCCCTTGAGTGCGGACTCAAAACCCAGCCCAATATCACACTGATCTCGGAAGAGGTGGAAGCAAAGGGTATGACACTGGGTGATATTGTTGATGAGATTGCCGGCACCATTGCCAAGCGGGCTGAGAAGGGAAAACATTTCGGTATTGTTTTGATACCTGAAGGACTGATTGAATTTATACCCGAAATGAAAGCCCTGATTGGCGAACTGAATGACGTTATAGCCCACAGGTCATCGGAGCTGGACAGCAAAGATAATCCTGATGAAAAACGGTCTCTGGTGAGTTCCATGTTATCAGAGAAAGCAGGTGCTTTATATGTCTCACTGCCGGAGGATATTGCCGATCAGCTGATCATGGATCGCGATCCCCACGGTAATGTGCAGGTCTCCCGGATTGAAACGGAAAAGTTGCTGATCGAAATGGTGGGTGAAAAATTAAAAGCTTTGAAAGAAAAGGGGATGTACACCGGAAAATTTTCGGCACAGAACCATTTCTTTGGATATGAAGGCCGCTGTGCCGCACCTTCAAATTTCGATGCCGATTATGCCTATGCTTTAGGTTACACGGCATCAGCGCTTATCGGAACCGGAAAAACAGGTTATATGTCATCCGTCCGGAACCTGACTGCTCCAGCATCCAAATGGATAGCCGGAGGTGTCCCTTTAACGATGATGATGAACATTGAACGACGCCATGGCGAAGATAAACCGGTCATTCGGAAAGCCTTGGTTGATCTGAAAGGAAAACCCTTTGAAATGCTGAAAAAACACCGGGATCAATGGGCTGTGGAAACCTGCTATGTTTATCCTGGACCCATTCAGTATTTTGGTCCGGAGGATGTAACTGACCAGCGTTCAGAGACTCTTACATTAGAACATGAATAG
- the fbaA gene encoding class II fructose-bisphosphate aldolase codes for MMTVAKPKLEPGVITGKKLMEVLEYARENNFAFPAVNVVGSNSINAALEAAKQAKSILMIQFSNGGAHFNAGKFLSNENEKAAIAGAVAGAEHIHRMAKAYGVPVILHTDHAAKKLLPWIDGLLDANEAWYKEHGAPLFSSHMLDLSAEDLKENVETCKKYLKRMAKSDLLLEIELGVTGGEEDGVDNTGIDNSQLYTQPEHVSFAYEELSDVSPMFTIAASFGNVHGVYKPGNVKLTPKILDNSQKYIEKKHNTGEKPVFFVFHGGSGSTREEIREAISYGVIKMNIDTDTQWAFTKPVKDYMDEKDAYLQAQIGNPEGEDKPNKKYYDPRKWLHEGEKGFVKRLIEAFEDLNSLNAFEYLYE; via the coding sequence ATGATGACAGTAGCCAAACCCAAACTTGAACCGGGAGTGATTACCGGTAAAAAATTGATGGAAGTCCTGGAATATGCCCGGGAGAATAATTTTGCTTTTCCAGCTGTGAACGTGGTGGGATCCAATTCGATAAATGCCGCCCTGGAAGCAGCAAAACAGGCAAAATCCATTTTAATGATTCAGTTTTCAAACGGGGGAGCTCATTTTAATGCGGGCAAATTTTTAAGTAATGAAAATGAAAAAGCAGCTATCGCCGGAGCGGTGGCAGGAGCCGAACATATTCACCGCATGGCCAAAGCTTATGGTGTACCGGTTATTCTCCACACGGATCATGCCGCAAAAAAGCTTTTACCCTGGATTGACGGACTTTTGGATGCCAACGAAGCCTGGTATAAAGAACATGGTGCTCCCCTCTTCAGCTCACACATGCTGGATTTGTCCGCTGAGGATTTGAAAGAAAATGTGGAAACTTGCAAAAAGTATTTGAAACGGATGGCAAAAAGCGACCTCCTGCTGGAAATTGAACTGGGTGTCACCGGAGGAGAAGAAGATGGTGTAGATAATACAGGGATTGATAATTCCCAGTTGTATACACAACCTGAACATGTCTCTTTTGCTTACGAAGAGCTGAGCGACGTGAGTCCCATGTTTACTATCGCTGCTTCCTTTGGAAATGTACATGGTGTGTATAAACCCGGAAATGTCAAACTGACACCGAAAATTTTGGATAATTCCCAAAAATACATTGAGAAAAAACACAATACCGGGGAAAAACCTGTATTCTTTGTCTTCCACGGTGGATCCGGTTCCACCCGTGAAGAAATCCGTGAAGCAATTTCCTACGGTGTGATCAAGATGAATATCGATACGGATACACAATGGGCGTTTACCAAACCGGTCAAAGATTATATGGATGAAAAAGATGCCTATCTTCAGGCTCAGATCGGTAATCCCGAAGGAGAGGATAAGCCGAATAAAAAATACTACGACCCCCGGAAATGGCTCCATGAAGGTGAAAAGGGATTCGTGAAACGCCTGATTGAGGCCTTTGAAGATCTCAATTCCCTCAATGCCTTTGAATATCTTTATGAATAA
- a CDS encoding protein-L-isoaspartate(D-aspartate) O-methyltransferase yields the protein MKKSPVNKYSQYGKFTKRQKMTETLRYYGIRDPRILSAFLAIPRHRFVPPDEQDRAYADTPLHIGFGQTISQPYVIAFMLEALDLQSHHHILEVGSGCGYVTALLSMLVKRVTGIELEKNLVSRSRSILKELDIKNVKIVHGDGYKGFEPNAPYDGILVSAAPDEVPEKLFQQLKDGGSLVIPVGKYAQMLKKI from the coding sequence ATGAAAAAAAGTCCTGTCAATAAATACTCACAATATGGAAAATTTACAAAGCGTCAGAAAATGACGGAGACGCTCCGTTATTATGGAATTCGGGATCCGCGGATTCTTTCAGCATTCCTTGCCATACCCCGGCATCGATTTGTTCCTCCCGATGAGCAAGACCGGGCCTATGCCGATACCCCTCTGCATATCGGTTTTGGACAGACGATTTCACAACCCTACGTGATTGCCTTTATGCTTGAAGCCCTGGATTTGCAATCCCACCATCATATCCTTGAAGTGGGATCCGGATGCGGTTATGTGACCGCTTTACTCTCTATGCTGGTAAAAAGAGTGACAGGCATCGAACTGGAAAAAAATCTGGTCTCCCGAAGCCGTTCTATCCTGAAAGAACTGGATATTAAAAATGTGAAAATAGTCCATGGGGACGGGTACAAGGGATTTGAACCCAATGCGCCATACGATGGGATACTCGTCTCTGCAGCACCCGATGAGGTCCCTGAAAAGCTCTTTCAGCAATTGAAAGATGGAGGATCTCTGGTCATCCCCGTTGGGAAATATGCCCAAATGTTGAAAAAAATTTAA
- a CDS encoding sodium-dependent transporter, translating to MAETREHWGSHIGFILAAAGSAIGLGNIWKFPYVAGKNGGAAFILIYLISVFFIGISLVIAEILIGRKSQLNPVGAYRKLLKGHRGWTLVGYLGVFTGFIILSYYNVVAGWSVGYFIEGVRGSVLSFTSSEEAADFFNHQIMNPAWIIGYQAIFSILVLAVVYFGVAGGIERISRILMPVFLGILLILVGWGISLEGSREGLSFLLKPNWESVNGRTVLEALGQAFFSLSLGMGALLTYGSYLNKDDSILSSSIMIAFLDTLIALLAGVAIFTSVFAMGFSPDTGPGLVFCVLPAVFSKMPGGYAFGLLFFLLLTIAALTSAISLLEVITSYFVDEKKWTRHRVVLGAGLIVFLVGIPSALSFGPMRHVTVFKRTFFDFLDFLSSNILLPLGGLLMALFVGWYVKKTSILEEFRKGAGGWVDTHVLHPVKQIRHKTAFLTIGNVWFFVVKYLAPVVILLVFLYSIGILS from the coding sequence ATGGCTGAAACACGAGAACACTGGGGGAGTCATATCGGTTTTATACTGGCGGCTGCCGGAAGTGCCATCGGATTGGGGAATATCTGGAAATTTCCCTATGTGGCCGGGAAAAACGGCGGAGCAGCCTTTATCCTGATTTATCTGATCAGTGTCTTCTTTATCGGTATTTCCCTGGTGATTGCAGAAATTCTGATTGGACGCAAATCCCAGCTGAACCCCGTCGGGGCGTACCGGAAACTCTTGAAAGGGCACCGGGGCTGGACTTTGGTAGGTTACCTGGGTGTTTTTACTGGTTTTATCATTTTATCCTATTACAATGTGGTGGCCGGATGGTCCGTCGGATATTTTATCGAAGGAGTGCGTGGAAGTGTTCTTTCATTTACTTCATCTGAAGAAGCGGCGGACTTTTTCAACCACCAGATTATGAATCCTGCCTGGATTATCGGTTATCAGGCCATTTTTTCCATATTGGTGCTGGCGGTTGTTTATTTTGGTGTAGCCGGCGGCATTGAGAGAATTTCCAGAATCCTTATGCCCGTTTTCCTGGGGATTTTATTGATTCTTGTAGGATGGGGAATCTCACTGGAAGGATCCCGGGAAGGACTCTCCTTCCTGTTGAAGCCAAACTGGGAAAGTGTCAACGGCAGGACCGTCCTGGAAGCATTGGGACAGGCATTTTTTTCCCTGAGCCTGGGAATGGGCGCCTTGCTCACGTATGGAAGCTACCTGAACAAAGATGACAGTATTTTAAGCAGCTCCATCATGATCGCCTTTTTGGATACCCTGATTGCACTTCTGGCCGGTGTGGCAATTTTTACCTCCGTCTTTGCCATGGGATTTAGTCCCGATACCGGGCCGGGACTCGTTTTTTGTGTGTTGCCGGCTGTTTTCAGTAAAATGCCGGGAGGTTACGCTTTTGGACTCCTGTTCTTTTTGCTTCTGACCATTGCCGCCCTCACATCGGCAATATCTCTTCTGGAAGTCATTACATCCTATTTTGTGGATGAAAAAAAATGGACACGCCACAGGGTTGTCCTGGGAGCCGGGCTGATTGTCTTTCTGGTGGGGATCCCGTCAGCCCTCTCGTTCGGTCCCATGAGACATGTCACTGTTTTTAAACGCACTTTCTTTGATTTTCTCGATTTTCTCTCTTCCAATATCCTCTTGCCTTTGGGAGGATTGCTTATGGCCCTTTTTGTGGGCTGGTATGTCAAGAAAACATCCATTTTGGAGGAATTTCGTAAAGGCGCTGGCGGATGGGTCGATACACATGTTCTGCACCCGGTTAAACAGATCCGGCATAAAACAGCCTTCCTGACCATCGGGAATGTGTGGTTCTTTGTGGTAAAATATCTGGCACCTGTCGTGATTCTTCTCGTTTTCCTCTACTCAATCGGAATCCTGTCATGA
- a CDS encoding 4Fe-4S binding protein: MIHIDHDLCDLCGTCVGVCPVDCISMSDTTLDIDDDTCIQCNFCIQVCPMEALKEETND; encoded by the coding sequence ATGATACACATTGATCATGATCTGTGTGATTTGTGCGGGACCTGCGTTGGAGTGTGTCCCGTCGATTGTATATCCATGTCTGACACAACACTGGATATTGATGATGATACATGCATTCAGTGTAATTTTTGTATTCAGGTGTGTCCGATGGAAGCCCTGAAGGAGGAAACCAATGATTAA
- a CDS encoding digeranylgeranylglycerophospholipid reductase yields the protein MIKRDWDVIVVGGGPAGTVFGRYAAEKGLSVLILEKDREIGLPVRCGEGVSMRGLEAFTPVNPRWICRKISAVDFYAPDGTLVELDFKMEGAILDRRVFDRDLADLAAQAGARIYTRANVTDLILDDNFVRGVVVHYRHEDLKLSARLVIAADGVESRIARKAGIKTAVTPENMDSCVQVTAHGLNMNPDALSFYMKREYAPGGYVWVFPKSETSANVGLGISGNFTHKTSPYKSLMKFLADTFPNASWSSLVAGGVPTDKTLDRITANGLMVVGDAARMVNPLSGGGIHAAMRAGKLAADTAVEALKQNDVSEDFLKRYAKAWHDEAGKNHEGLYRLKEVVNKLTDEDLDKLGHKMAAIPKEKRSLTRIFKAVAWNKPRLIMDVARAFAGI from the coding sequence ATGATTAAGCGGGATTGGGATGTCATCGTCGTGGGAGGCGGACCGGCGGGGACAGTATTTGGCCGATATGCTGCTGAAAAGGGTCTATCTGTACTGATTCTTGAAAAAGACCGGGAAATCGGATTACCGGTCCGTTGCGGTGAAGGTGTAAGTATGCGTGGTTTGGAAGCTTTCACACCTGTGAATCCCCGGTGGATTTGCCGGAAAATCAGTGCCGTTGATTTTTATGCTCCGGATGGGACTTTGGTGGAGCTGGATTTTAAAATGGAAGGGGCCATTCTGGACCGGCGTGTTTTTGACAGGGATCTGGCGGATCTTGCCGCTCAGGCAGGGGCACGGATCTATACCCGGGCGAATGTAACCGATCTGATACTGGATGATAATTTTGTGCGGGGTGTTGTGGTCCATTATCGTCATGAGGATTTAAAACTCTCGGCCCGTCTGGTCATTGCTGCTGATGGAGTAGAAAGCCGCATCGCCCGGAAAGCCGGCATCAAAACAGCTGTTACACCGGAAAATATGGATAGTTGTGTCCAGGTAACGGCCCATGGATTGAATATGAATCCTGATGCCCTGAGCTTTTACATGAAACGTGAATATGCTCCGGGAGGATATGTGTGGGTCTTTCCTAAAAGTGAAACTTCAGCCAATGTGGGACTTGGTATCAGTGGAAATTTTACTCATAAAACCAGTCCCTATAAATCCCTTATGAAATTCCTGGCCGACACTTTTCCCAATGCGTCCTGGAGCAGCCTGGTTGCCGGGGGAGTCCCGACGGATAAAACCCTGGACCGGATTACGGCAAACGGACTCATGGTTGTAGGGGATGCCGCCAGGATGGTGAATCCCCTGAGCGGTGGGGGGATCCATGCAGCCATGAGAGCTGGAAAACTGGCTGCAGATACAGCTGTCGAAGCGTTGAAACAGAATGATGTGTCTGAAGATTTTTTGAAACGGTATGCCAAAGCCTGGCATGATGAGGCCGGAAAAAATCATGAAGGCCTCTACCGTCTGAAAGAAGTTGTCAACAAACTGACAGATGAAGATCTGGATAAACTGGGACACAAGATGGCGGCTATTCCGAAGGAAAAAAGAAGTCTGACACGAATATTTAAAGCAGTTGCCTGGAATAAGCCCCGACTGATTATGGATGTGGCCCGGGCATTTGCCGGTATTTAA
- the dinG gene encoding ATP-dependent DNA helicase DinG codes for MRLTENFLQEIGLNRFVAFDVETTGLEPESCDVIQFSASVFEQGKLKETRTFFCKPRGEVPEFIRQLTRISDEMVKNEKPFSQRIDEVLDIFGDSPVVGHNIKFDIAFLVPHLKEPFTNPLVDTVELSRIFLYYLPDRKLESLAAHFNLQTEGAHRADVDTENTGELFLRLLDIMVYYDYPVFNQLTTIAAPLAQAPNTWLYQSFLSVYQSQRRVRDENLAPLHPVPENALGEFKKGGEDNSEDREDVTLQKVNPRDIQDVFGMNGILSRKLKGYELRPGQIRFASDIVTALNKGNYLVGEAGTGVGKSLAYLIPAIKWVRKNRDANFSVVVSSNTKALQEQLFGKEIPFIQKEIDSDFTATLLKGRKNYICMTRWEQFYQNLDGAVDIFDRGDVLPLIVWLRETQTGDIEENSGFRASRYTTIWSKICSETGYCTTKRCSDKGGCYLGKIRWKSQKADLVVVNHSLLLSDAASDNQVLPDHPILVIDEAHNLTKSAYKYFAVEVGPWIIDQVLEAFFRQGRDNFGLLVLLNRKINRLSLSESLTNSLLKRIAAFEKETLELQRESRQFFNRFLDFINENIRTVNQRYILKTRYKPHQNPFVLMGLDKSRDHLLNQYEKIILDFQNFRDTLEKLPLKERMTMSALLDDFDTSLKLLAELKQNLETVLVPEHDDWVYWYEVPVDPKNFNIGLYAVPLAVDAYIYERILRRKHSVIATSATLTIAGSFEYFNKTTGFSRLEPGNLVCRTYESPFDYASQCAVYVPTFLGDPGHVKFEENVAGLLNEIAARFQPGMLVLATSYYSIKQLSERMHIPYKEENVPLIYQAGSASRSALLNRFRESGNATLIGTESFWEGVDIPGDALEMLVMLKLPFAVPSEPIVEAITDKIKESGKNPFLEYSVPEAVIKFKQGFGRLIRSRSDTGVALFLDNRLHFKRYGRIFMDSLPGKYSFVRNREEFFKYLETWYRRKRQSR; via the coding sequence ATGCGATTAACTGAAAACTTTCTGCAAGAGATTGGATTAAACCGTTTTGTAGCTTTTGATGTGGAAACAACGGGACTTGAGCCGGAGAGTTGTGATGTCATCCAGTTTTCGGCATCTGTTTTTGAACAGGGGAAATTGAAGGAAACGCGGACTTTTTTCTGTAAACCCCGGGGAGAAGTTCCCGAATTTATCCGGCAACTGACCCGGATCTCCGATGAAATGGTTAAAAATGAAAAGCCCTTTTCCCAACGGATTGATGAGGTTCTTGATATTTTTGGAGACAGTCCGGTTGTCGGGCATAATATTAAATTTGATATCGCTTTTCTTGTACCTCATCTAAAGGAACCCTTTACCAATCCCCTGGTGGATACCGTTGAACTCTCAAGGATTTTTCTCTACTATCTTCCGGATAGGAAGCTGGAATCCCTGGCTGCACACTTCAATTTGCAAACAGAAGGAGCCCACCGGGCTGATGTGGATACTGAAAATACCGGCGAACTTTTTCTCCGTCTACTCGACATCATGGTTTATTATGATTATCCGGTTTTTAATCAGCTTACCACCATTGCTGCTCCTTTGGCACAGGCTCCAAATACCTGGCTCTATCAAAGCTTTTTGTCCGTGTATCAGTCCCAGAGGAGAGTCCGGGATGAAAATCTGGCCCCTCTCCATCCGGTTCCAGAAAATGCTTTGGGAGAATTTAAAAAGGGGGGAGAGGACAATAGTGAAGACCGGGAGGATGTAACACTTCAAAAAGTGAATCCCCGGGACATTCAGGATGTGTTTGGGATGAACGGCATCCTTTCACGGAAATTAAAGGGATATGAACTTCGGCCGGGACAGATCCGGTTTGCATCGGATATTGTGACAGCCCTGAATAAGGGAAATTACCTGGTGGGAGAAGCAGGTACAGGTGTGGGGAAATCCCTGGCCTATCTGATTCCTGCCATTAAATGGGTACGAAAAAACCGGGATGCGAATTTTTCAGTCGTCGTTTCATCCAATACCAAAGCCCTTCAGGAACAACTTTTTGGCAAGGAAATCCCCTTTATTCAAAAAGAAATTGATTCTGATTTCACGGCAACGTTGCTGAAAGGGCGGAAAAACTACATTTGTATGACCCGTTGGGAACAGTTCTATCAGAATCTGGATGGAGCTGTGGATATATTTGACAGGGGTGATGTACTTCCCCTGATTGTATGGCTCCGCGAAACCCAGACAGGTGATATTGAAGAAAACAGCGGTTTCAGGGCCTCCCGTTATACCACTATCTGGAGCAAAATCTGCAGTGAAACGGGATATTGCACTACCAAACGTTGCAGTGACAAAGGGGGGTGTTACCTGGGGAAAATCCGCTGGAAATCCCAGAAAGCAGACCTGGTGGTTGTAAATCACTCTCTTTTGCTCAGTGATGCCGCTTCTGATAACCAGGTGCTCCCGGATCATCCCATTCTGGTCATCGATGAGGCTCATAATCTGACGAAGAGTGCCTATAAATATTTTGCCGTTGAAGTGGGTCCCTGGATTATCGATCAGGTTCTGGAAGCTTTTTTTCGGCAGGGAAGGGATAATTTCGGGCTGCTGGTTTTGCTTAACCGGAAAATCAACAGACTCTCTCTCTCGGAGTCGCTTACAAATTCTCTGTTGAAACGCATTGCTGCTTTTGAAAAAGAAACCCTTGAATTGCAACGGGAATCCCGGCAGTTTTTTAACCGGTTTCTGGATTTTATCAACGAAAATATCCGTACCGTAAATCAACGATATATCCTGAAAACCCGTTATAAACCCCATCAAAATCCCTTTGTACTGATGGGATTGGATAAAAGTCGGGATCACCTGCTCAATCAGTATGAAAAAATAATTCTGGATTTTCAGAATTTCAGGGACACCCTGGAAAAGCTCCCTCTGAAAGAACGGATGACCATGAGTGCCCTGCTGGATGATTTTGATACATCCCTGAAATTGCTGGCAGAATTGAAGCAAAATCTTGAAACAGTACTGGTTCCCGAGCATGATGACTGGGTTTACTGGTATGAAGTGCCTGTCGATCCCAAAAATTTTAATATCGGATTATATGCCGTTCCCCTGGCGGTAGATGCCTATATCTATGAACGGATACTTCGGCGGAAACATTCAGTGATTGCCACATCAGCCACCCTGACCATTGCCGGCTCTTTTGAATATTTTAATAAAACAACCGGATTTTCACGGCTGGAACCGGGAAATCTTGTGTGTCGTACGTATGAAAGTCCATTCGATTATGCCAGTCAGTGCGCCGTGTATGTTCCTACCTTTCTGGGAGATCCGGGACATGTGAAATTCGAAGAAAATGTGGCGGGTCTTCTAAATGAAATTGCCGCCCGCTTTCAGCCCGGAATGCTGGTCTTGGCAACATCTTATTACTCCATTAAACAGCTTAGCGAACGTATGCACATCCCCTATAAAGAGGAAAACGTCCCTCTGATTTATCAGGCGGGTTCAGCATCCCGGAGTGCCCTTCTAAACCGTTTCCGTGAATCAGGTAATGCCACCCTGATTGGCACCGAATCTTTTTGGGAAGGAGTGGATATCCCCGGGGATGCTCTTGAAATGCTTGTGATGCTGAAACTTCCCTTTGCTGTTCCTTCAGAACCTATTGTGGAAGCCATTACGGATAAAATAAAAGAGAGTGGAAAAAATCCCTTTCTGGAGTACTCCGTCCCTGAAGCGGTCATCAAATTCAAACAGGGATTCGGACGCCTTATCAGAAGTCGAAGCGATACAGGTGTCGCCCTTTTTCTGGATAATCGCCTTCATTTTAAACGATACGGGCGGATTTTTATGGATTCATTACCAGGAAAATATTCCTTTGTGAGGAACCGGGAAGAATTTTTCAAGTATCTGGAAACCTGGTATAGACGGAAAAGACAATCCCGATAA
- a CDS encoding ATP-binding cassette domain-containing protein has product MIKVEHLTKHYGHVKAVDDISFHVRDGEILGFLGPNGAGKSTTLRIMTSYLTPTSGNIHINNLNVLDDSLDIRKIIGYLPENNPLYPEMNVYDFLKFSAAARQIEGKAFEERLKKVSELCGLHGVIHKKISELSKGYKQRTGLAQAIFHDPEILILDEPTTGLDPNQIVEIRNLIKQLGKEKTVVISSHILQEIQATADRMVIINKGKIAADGTIDELMSGFKGFTRLHLEIEGSDHVKDLTKIHEKVKLADIHTSNGITKVVIEYPNTLDLRKDVFQYAVKKGWILLEMNRHRTSLEDMFRILTVEEGGEA; this is encoded by the coding sequence ATGATCAAAGTTGAACACCTCACAAAGCATTACGGACATGTAAAGGCCGTAGACGATATCTCTTTTCATGTCCGGGACGGAGAAATTCTGGGATTTCTTGGTCCAAACGGTGCCGGAAAATCAACAACTCTCCGGATCATGACATCCTATCTGACTCCCACGTCGGGAAACATTCATATCAACAACCTGAATGTCCTGGATGATTCTCTGGATATCCGGAAAATCATTGGATATCTTCCGGAAAATAACCCCCTTTACCCGGAAATGAATGTCTATGATTTTCTGAAATTTTCAGCTGCAGCCCGGCAAATTGAAGGGAAAGCTTTTGAAGAGCGTCTTAAGAAAGTCTCTGAACTATGCGGGCTCCATGGTGTAATCCACAAAAAGATTTCGGAACTGTCCAAAGGATATAAGCAGAGGACAGGTCTGGCACAAGCCATTTTTCACGATCCGGAAATTCTGATTCTGGATGAACCTACAACCGGTCTGGATCCCAATCAGATTGTGGAAATCCGGAACCTCATCAAACAACTGGGAAAAGAAAAAACGGTCGTCATTTCATCCCATATTCTCCAGGAAATACAGGCGACGGCGGACCGGATGGTGATTATCAACAAAGGAAAAATTGCCGCAGACGGGACCATAGATGAACTCATGAGTGGTTTCAAAGGGTTTACACGTCTTCACCTTGAAATTGAAGGGTCTGATCATGTGAAAGACCTGACGAAAATCCATGAGAAAGTGAAACTTGCCGATATTCATACTTCGAATGGTATTACAAAAGTGGTAATCGAATATCCGAATACCCTGGATTTAAGAAAGGATGTCTTTCAATATGCTGTAAAAAAAGGGTGGATCCTTCTGGAGATGAATCGTCATCGCACCTCGTTGGAAGATATGTTCAGAATTCTCACTGTTGAAGAAGGAGGAGAGGCATGA